TCTTGAGGCCGATCTGATGGAGATTCGGCGCCTTCTCCTGAGGCTGGGCAAACTGGCGGGAGAGGCGCTGATGCGCGCGGTGAGCGCCCTCGAGGATACGGACAGGGACGCCGCAAAGGACGTCATCGCCGGGGACGACCTTCTCGACGAACTGACGGAGCGTATCGAGGACGCGTGCATGAAGTTCGGTGCGCGCTATCAGCCCTTGGGCGAGGATCTCCGAGCAGTGATATCGGCCATGCACATGGCCGTCGATCTGGAGAGGATCGGCGACTATGGGGTCAACATCGCCCGTTCGGTCCTCGGCCTCGGAGGCGAGAGGGCGATCGCTCTCCCGTCCGACCTCCCGAGGATGAAGGAGGTCCTCCTCGCCATGCTGGATCGGGTCCTGACCGCTTACGAGGTCTCCGACGCCGCCATGGCGGAGGAGGTCTTCGCGATGGATGAAGAGGTGGATGCCCTGGAAAAGCGGGTGATGCAAAAACTCTTCGCAGCGATGATGGAATGTCCGGAGCGTTTCGAAAAGGCCTTTTTGCTGATCGGCGTCGCGCGCACCCTGGAGCGGGCCGGGGACCATCTGACGAACATCGCCGAAAGGGTCGTCTACATATGTTCCGGAAGAATGCCGAAGGCCTCCGACTACAAGGCCCCGAGGGATTCGGATGCCTAAGACCAGGGTTTTGGTGGCGGACGATGAAAAGGCCATCCTGGACCTGGTGCGCCAGCTTTTTTTGCGCAGGGGCTACGAGGTCTTTGCCGTCGAAAATGGCGACGCCGCACTGGAGGCCGTCTACAACCTGCGCCCCGATTTGCTCGTCCTGGACCTGATGCTTCCCGGGATGGACGGCTGGGAGGTCTGCCGACGCATCAAATCGGATTCGGCGATTCAGGATACGCCGGTGCTCATGCTCACCGCGCGCCGGGAGGAGCGCGATGTCGTCGAAGGGCTGAACCTGGGAGCCGACGACTATGTGCGAAAGCCCTTTTCGACGACGGAGCTCGCGGCCAGAGCCGCCGCGATCCTGAGGCGCTGCGGCAAGGGCAGGCAGGAGGAAGATTTTTGGGCTTGCGGGGAACTGCGGATCGACCGCAGAAACGAGGCCGCCTTCTTGCGGGGCAGGGAGCTCCGGCTGAGTGCGACGGAATTTCGCCTTCTGGAGCGTCTGGCCGCGCATTATGGCGTGACGGTCACCCGCGAAAACCTCCTTTCCGGCATATGGCGATCTCAGGATTGCACCACCCGGACGATAGACGTCCACATCTCCAGGCTGCGCAAGAAACTCGATGACGGCGAAGAACCTGCGTTGGTCATCCAATCGCACCGTGGAAGGGGTTATCGTCTGAGCCTGGAGGAAAGGTCGTCCGAGACCGATTGATCTTGCCGATGATTTTGTCCTTGCCCGCAAAATCCGCCCGGCCTGCGAACGATCGGGAGGATAAATCAGCCTCTCGAGGGCGGACGACCCTCGTCAAGGAGGAGAACAATGCATGGGATTGAAACGAAAGATGGCCTTGGCCTTCATCGTCTTGATGAGCACCTCGATGGCCTTCAGCCTGTACTTCTTCTACAAGGAGGTCGGTTCGCGGATTTTGAACGAAAATCTGGAACGAATGCGGTACTTTACGCGCCTCCTGGAGCACGAATACGAGGAAAACGGCCTGGAAGGATTGAGGGAGAAGGTCCGGGAACTGGGGGACTGGCAGGGGCGGGTAACCCTGGTGGGTGATGCGGGTCGGGTTCTCTACGATTCATCGAGGCAGCCCTTCGAAAATCACGCCCAGAGGCCGGAGATCGTCGAGGCCGGAAAAAGCGGAGAGGGAGTTTCCCTGCGCTACAGCTCCACGGTGGGCGCACGAATGCACTACTACGCCCTTGCATTGAAAACAAAGGGGGCTGCGGAAGTCCTTCGCCTTGCCTGGCCCTTGCCTGCCCTGACTCAAATCGGAAGGGGGCTGACCTGGCGATTTTTTGAAAACATTGCCTGGACCTCGCTGCTGCTTCTCCTCTTCATCATCTGGTTCTCCCGTCGCATCTTTCTTCCTCTGGATCGGATTGTCGAGGCATCCTCAGCCATCAGGGAGGCCAAAGACCTTCATTTTCCCCTGTTCGGGGAGCCCGAGCTGCAAAAGCTCTCCATGGCCCTGAACGATATGGCCGAGCGTCTCAAAAATGCGACCGAGGCCCTTCAAATCAGCCGGGCGGAGCTGCGCCACATTCTGGAGGCGCTGCCCGTAGGTGTCTTGCTGACGGGGGCCCATCGCGAGTTGCGCTGCGTCAATCCGGCAGCCCTGGAACTCCTTGGAGCCGATGAGGCGAAAGCAGGACAAGCCATAGAGAGGCTGCTTCCCGCAGAGCTGTACGCTCTCCTCGAAAAACGGGACTTCAGGGGAATCGTCGGACTGCCCCACAATAAGAGGATCCGTCTTGCCGTTTGCGCCATTGCCCTGGGAGACGGCTGCCTGATGGTGATGCGCGACGTATCCGCGGAATATCGCCTGGAGACGATGCGGCGCAACTTCACCATCGAAGCGGGACATGAGCTTCAAACCCCCCTGACCGCGATTCGTGCGGCCGCCGAACTCCTTCTGGACGGGATGGAGGATGAGGAGTCGAGGACACTCGCGGAGACCGTCCTTCAGCAGCAGGAGCGGATGACGGATCTGATCGACGATCTCCTGTTGCTGGTGAAACTGGATGATGAAGCGGTCGGACGGGAGGAGCTCTGCGAGGACGATCTTGCGGAGATGCTGAATTTTATCGCGGAAGAGTTCCGAGGACATCCTCTGGCCCGAAAGATGGTGATCGAGACCCATTTGCCACAGGAGGCCCCGTTTTTTTGCTCCCGCCCGGAGCTGCTGCGGGCCCTTTCGAATCTACTGGACAATGCGGTGAGGGCCTGCGCCAAGAAGTATGAGAAGGAAGGGGGGAAAGGGGGAAGAATAAGGTTTTCCCTGTCCGACCTGGAGGAATCATGGATCGTTGCGGTATCGGACAACGGCCCCGGCTTTGATCCAGAGGAACTTCTTCGTTTGCGCCAGGAGCTTCTCGATGAACGTTTGCCCTATTACGAGGCGCGTAATGGGCGGAGGGAAAAGTGGGGGCGAAATGGACATGGACTCGGCATCGCCATAGCGGTTCGGGTCGCCCGGGCCCATGGGGGCACCGTCGAATTTGCCGATTGCTCCGCCCTTGGCGGGGCCGAGCTGCGGCTCGTTCTGCCGAAGTTTCACGTGAAACGGTGAGCCCCTGATCCTTGATCGTTGCCTGGAAGTCATTGCAGATATCGAAAAAGAGTCTATTGGGCTTGATCATTGCTGATCTTCAGATGGGCCTTCTTTCGGGAGAGGACGCCAACGACGGGAAGGAGGAGCAAAAAATGGAGACCATCACCCGGGCGGCTATGCGGGAGGCGGATCGCCGGGCGATCCAGGACTTCGGCATACCCGGACTTTTGCTCATGGAGAACGCGGCCGTGGCGGTCGTGAGGGAGATCTGGGGGGCGGAGTCCTTCACGGTGCTCTGTGCTCCGGGAAACAACGGTGGAGACGGCCTCGCCGTGGCCCGGCATCTGCTGATCCTGGGCCGGAGGGTCGAGGTGTTTCTGATCGGGGATCCGGAGGGGGGCAGCGCGGACTTTCGGACGAATCGGGACATCCTGGAGCGGGTGGCGCCCGGCAGAACGAGGGGCTTGGACGAGGGGAACATCGGTGCCCTGGAGCGCTCCGCGGCACGCAGCCAAGTTTGTGTGGACGCCCTGTTCGGAACCGGCTTGACGCGTTCGATCGGGGGCCTCCACCGGCGTGCGGTGGAGGCGGTCAACGCCTCGGCCTCCCATATCGTCGCCGTGGACCTCCCGTCGGGGATCGACGCGGATACGGGCGAGGTCCTGGGCGTCGCCGTACGGGCGAGCCGGACCATCACCTTCCATAAAATGAAACGCGGCCTCTTGCTGGCTCCGCAATATGCGGGCGCCGTGACGGTCGTCCCCATCGGCATCCCCGGACCGGAGATCCCGCCGCCCTCCTGACGCGATTCAAATTTCATCTTCATTGCGGGAGCATGGAGAAAGGTGGGAAACATCGAAAAAGTTGCGGATGATTTGATTCATAATGTAAAATGAATAGGTGTGTTTTCAGGCGAGGACTCCTGATTGCGGTGGGAGTTCTTTTTCGTGTTGTGTGGTCTTGTCTTGAGATTTTTGTGCTTTTGCGACTGAGGGGAGACGGAGAGATGACGATCAAGGGCAGGCTGTTGGGAACGGTTCTGGGGGGCTTTCTGGTGCTTTTTGTCCTGATGGGCGCCGCCTATCTGTGGGGCGGCTCTAAGCTGGACGCCCTGCTGAAGGAGGCGGGAACGGAGAGCGTGGTCCAGTCGGCCGTGGGCATCCGCGAGGTCCTGGAGCAATCGGCCTCGGTCCTCGAGACCTCCGCGGGCTCCCTGCGGCACGCCTATCTGGACCTCGGAGCGGTCTCGCGCGACGCAATGGCCCGTGCCGCCGCCGCCCTCCTTCACGAGGTCAGGGACAGAGGCGTCAAGGATTTGTTCTGGGGGTACGAATCCGACGGCCGCTTTGCCGACGGAAATGGAGATGAAGTTCCGGAGAGTTTCGATGCAAGGGAGCGCCCGTGGTACAAACTGGCCGTCTCGGCCGGGGCGGGGGAGGTCGTCTGCACGGAGCCCTATCGGTTTCATGTGGGGAACGCCCTGGGCGTCACCATGGCCCTTGCCGTCCGGGACGACTCCGGCAGGCTGCTCGGGGTCGTCGGGGCGGACCTGGACCTGGAGGCTCTGGGAGCCCAGGTGGCGGAGCTCAGGCTCCTCGGCCAGGGGGTCGGCGTGCTGGTGCAGAGGGACGGCCTGATCGTCGCCTCCACCAGGAAGACGGACATCATGAAGGCCAATCTCCTGACGGATTCGGACTTTCCCGAGGGGCTCCGTCAGGCGGCCCGGCGCATGACCGCGGGTGAGACCGGCGTCTCCGAATATTTTCTGGACGGGGAAAAGCGTTTGATGTTCCATGCCCCGGCCGGGTACGGCCTCTACTTCGGAACGGCCTTCCCCTACTCGGTCGTCTCCGGGCTTCTCCGGAGCCTGGTCCTGGTCCTGGCGGCCGTCGCGGCCACGCCCCTCCTCCTCGTCGCCCTCTCCTTCTTCTGGATCATCCGCGGGATGACGCGCTCCATACGCAAGCTGACCTCGGGGATGGAGGGGCTGGAGGCGGGGGACCTCTCCACGCGCTTCGACGAATCGGGACGGGACGAGTTCGCCCGGGTCTCCGGAATGCTGAACCGGCTGGCGGCCTCTCTGGGGGAGATGATCGGCTCGATTCGCTCCCAGGTGTCCGAGAGCGCCCGGCAGGCGGAGGGGCTGGAGGGAATCGCGAAGGGCCTGCTGGCCTCCATGGAGGAGGTCGGCGGGCTGATGGGCCGTTCCAACACCCTTCTCGGGGAGAGCGCCTCCGCGCTCGAGTCCGTCAATGCCGCTATCGGGGAGGTCGCCTCGGGGGCTCAGGCCAGCGCCCACGCCGCCACGGAGGGGGCGAGCCAGTCCTCCCTCGTCAGCGACGGCACCACGGAGGGGGTCCGCAACGTGGGGCGGATCGTGGAGGGCATGAGGGCGGTGGAGCGCCGGTCCGGCGAGACGACGGAGCAGATCGAGCACCTGGCGCAGTCCGTCGAGGCCATCTCCGGATTCGTGACCTCCATCACGTCGATCGCGGACCAGACGAACCTTCTGGCGCTCAACGCCGCCATCGAGGCGGCGCGCGCGGGCGAGGCGGGGCGCGGCTTTGCGGTGGTGGCCGAGGAGGTCCGCAAGCTGGCGGAGGAGTCCGGCAACGCCGCAAAGGAGGTCAGCAAGCTGATCGAGACCCTCCAGCAGCGGTCCGGCAGCTCCCTTTCCGCGACCAGGGAGATGGTCCGGCACCTGGAGGAGCTCGTCGCCGGGGCCGAGTCGGTCGACAAGGAGCTCCAGAGCGTCTTGGGGGCGACGAACAGCCTGAACGAGTCGATCCAGAACGTCGCGGCGGTGTCCGAGGAACAGGCCGCCTCGGCGGAGGAGATGACCGCATCCGTCCAGAGCGTGACCACCTCCATCCAGGAGGTCGTCGAGGTGCAGGAGGAACTCGGCCAGGCGGCCGTGAACACGGTGGACGTGGCCAACGATATCGCCCGGCACGCCCAGAGTGTGGCGGAGGCGGCCGAGGGGCTGAAGGGCCTTGCCGACCGATTCCGCACCGGGGAGGACGGGATGCCCGCCCTGAAGGGATGATCTCGGCCTTGAGCCGCCGGGGGGCACTCCCCGCCCCCCGGCGTGGCGGCGCAATGGGGTGAATGGCCCGCCTTTGTCCGCCGAATTCCTGCTATAATTCCTCCGAACAAGCAAGCGTTGGATCCGGTTTCCGGATACCTGCCCCTATTCCGACCCTCGGGCCCTCGGGGATTCGGGCAAGACGACGGAGGAGAAGAGCATCATGAACTTTGCCTTTATGTTCGATATCGCAGCGGGTTGTCTGCTGGCTTTTTTTGTCGTGCGCGGGGCCCTTCGAGGGCTTTCGGGCGAGCTTGTCGCGTTGATCGGGCTTGTCGCCAGCGTCTTTTGCGGCTGGACCTTCGCGCGTCCCGCGGCCGAGCTCGTCGTGGGGTACTTCCCCTCGTGGGACCCCACGATCGTCGCGCTGGTCTGCTCGGTGGCAATCTTCATCGCCGTATCGCTGGTCTTCTCGCTTCTGGGACGTCTCCTGCGGCTCCTCATTCAAGCGGCGAACCTGTCGATGACCGATCACTTCCTCGGCGTGTTCTCCGGCGCCCTGCGCGCCTTTTTCGTGGTCCTGTTCCTTTATGGGGCCGCCACGATCTTCTCCCCCGTCCTCCCCACGGCGTGGCTGGACGAGAGCTACGCCATGAGGGGCGCCGCCGTCGTCTGGCCGCCCCTCGTCGGCTTCATGTCCGACCGCGGATGGATCGATCTCGACCGGCTCGCGCCCGCGGAGCTCGAGGTCTCCCTGAAACGCCGGGGCACCCTCTCGGCCGACGCCGTCGCCGTCATGCCCCCGGCCAGTCCGGACAAGGTCGTCGAGGGAGGAACCGAGCCCAGGCCATGATCGTCGCACCGCCCGTACAGGAGCTCCTGGAGTTTAGAAAGGCCCTCCAACCCTTCAGGGACCGGCTTCGCGGCGCTTTGGGGCTGTGCGCTCTGGACGCCCTGGAGCCCTGCCGGACCTTCGAACAGCTGGAGAAGCGCGCGGCCCTCCTGAGGTCCTGGATCGATTTTGTCGACCGCAGGGGGGAGATCGCCTGGAATGCGGAGGCCGCGCCGGCGACCCCGCTCTTCGAGGGGGCCAAGCGCAGCGGCCTTCTCTCGGGCGAGGAGCTTCTGTCGGTTCGGACGCTGCTTGCCGCGGCTCGGCGCGTTCGGGAGGGGCTGGCCGAGGCCGTGGAGGACTTTCCCCTTCTGGGGGGCCTGCGGGACCGGCTGCGGGACTTTTCCCCCGAGCTCGAGGCCCTGTCCGTGATCGAGGACTCCGGCCGGCTGGCCGACGGCGCGTCGCCCAGGCTTCAGGCCATCCGCGGGGAGCTGGAGGCCCTGAAGCGCTCGGGACGCCGTACGGCCGCGCGCCTGCTGGAGGACCCCCACATCGTGAACATGCTGCAGGAACGCTCCCTGAACTGGCGGGACGGGCGCTTCCTGCTGTTGGTGCGCCAGGAGTACATCAATCGCTTTCCGGGCCTGACCGTGGACCGCTCCGGGTCGGGGAACTCCGTCTACATGGAGCCCCGGATGCTCTCATCCGTCAACAACGGCCTGATGCTCAAGACGCGGGACGAACGCGACGAGGAGCGCCTCATCCTTCTGGAGCTCACCCGCAGGGTCCTGTCGCGGGAACGGGCGATCGCCGACGCGGAGAGGGTCCTGGGCGAGCTGGACCTGTTCTCCGCGTCCGATGTCCTGATGCGCACCCGGGGCTGGGTGATGCCGGAGCTCACGCGAAAACGGGCGTTTCGGCTGGTCGGGGCCCGGCATCCGTTGCTCAAGGACGCCGCCGTCCCGGTGGACGTCCGCTGCGGAGAGTCCTTCGGGACGCTGGTCGTCACGGGCCCAAACACGGGGGGCAAGACGGTCGTGCTCAAGACCGCCGGGGTGTGCCTGACGATGGCCTGGTCGGGGCTTCCCCTGCCCGCGCGGGACGGCACGTCGGTGGGAAACTTCGACGCCCTCTACGCCGATATCGGCGACGAGCAGAGCATCGAACAGAACCTCTCCACCTTCAGCGCGCACCTGAAGAACATTATCGGGGTCCTGGGGGAGGCGACGTCCTCCTCGGTCGTCCTGCTGGACGAGCTGGGCGCGGGGACCGACCCCCAGGAGGGGGCCGCGCTGGGCGTGGCGATCCTCGAGACGCTCCGCCGGAGGCGCAGCCTGGTGCTGGCGACGACGCACCACAATCCCATCAAGCAGTACGCCCTGACGACCCCCGGCGTGGAGACGGCCAGCATGGAGTTCGACGCCGAACGCCTCTCCCCGACCTACCGGCTCCTCATGGGGGTACCGGGAAAGAGCAACGCGCTGATGATCGCACGCCGCTACGGGATGCCGGAGGCGGTTCTGGAGCTGGCTCAGGGGAGTTTGGACGCGCGAACGGCCTCGGCGGAGGACCTGATGGGCGAGCTCAACGAACGTCGATCGGCGCTGGAGCGGGCGGAGCGGGAGTTCGGGGAGACCGTACGGGAGACGGAGCGCCTGAAGCAGCTCTATCGGGACCGCGTGGCGGAGATCGATTTTCAGAGGGACAGGATTATGGAGGCGGCGGACCGTCGTGCCGCGAACCTGCTGAGCCGGGCGGAGGAGACGTCGCGCGGCATGATCCGGGATCTGGAGGAGACGATGAAGACGGCGGCCCATCGGGGTTTGAACGACAGGCGTCAGGAGATCCACAGGCTCCGCAAGGGGATGGAGCGGCGTCAGGCCAAACGGGTGGAGCGGGAGATCGAGGCCCGGCCCAAGTCCTTTGTGGTCGAGCCCGGGGCCACGGTTCAGGTGGCCGGCAGCGGGGTCGTCGGGCTGGTCGAGTCCGTCAGAAACGGCAAGGCCCGGCTGACGGCGGGCCCCATGCGTCTCGAGGTCCCGGTCGACCGGCTCGTCGCCACGGATCGGAAGGCGAAGGTGGCGCTGCCGCCGGCGGACACCACGACCGCCATGCGGCGCGAGACCGTGCCCTCCTCCCTGATGCTGCGGGGCATGAACGTCGACGAGGCCCTGCCGCTGCTGTCGAACTATCTGGACCGGGCCTACCGAGGCAATCATGCGAGCGTCACGATCATCCATGGCCGCGGGGAGGGCGTGCTGCGCCGGGAGGTCCACGCGCTCTGCGCGCGGCTCAAGTACGTCAAGGACTATCGCCTGGGCGGTGCGGGCGAAGGCGGGTACGGCGTCACCATCGTCAGTTTCGCCTGAGCCCGTCCGGTCAGGACGGAGGGGGAGCGATTTGACCGAACCGACGACCGAAAAAAAACTGGAGGTGCTGAAGGGCCTGCTGCGGGGTCTGGGCCGTGCGGCCGTGGCCTTTTCCGGGGGGGTGGACAGCGCCCTGCTGGCCGCGGCCGCCCACGACGCGCTGGGCGACGGCTGCGTGGCCGTCACCGTCGACTCCCCTCTGCTTGCCGCGGATGAGCGGGAGGATGCCCTCAGCCTCGCTCGGACGCTGGGTTTGCGGCATTTTCTGATCGAGCTGGACGAGCTCTCGGACCCGGCCTTCGTCGCGAACCCTCCGGACCGCTGTTACGTGTGCAAGCGGATGCGCCTCGCCCGCATGGCGGACTGGGCGCGGGAGCGCGGGATCCCATGGCTTCTGGACGGCTCGAATGCGGACGATGCCCACGACTACCGGCCCGGTGCGAGGGCCCTGGCGGAGGTGGAGGCCGTGCGCAGCCCTCTGCTGGAGGCGGGACTGACCAAGGCCGAGGTCCGCGCGCTCTCCCGGGAGCGGGGCCTTTTCACGTGGAACAAGCCGGCCAAGGCGTGCCTGGCCTCGCGCCTTCCCTACGGGGAGCCCGTCACGCGGTCGGGATTAGCGCGCATCGAGTCCGCGGAACGGTTTTTGGCCGCGATCCTGCCGCGGGGCGCGCAGTTTCGGGTTCGCGCCCACGGGGACCTGGCGCGCATCGAGACGGAGGCGCAGGACGCCCCGTCCCTGCTCGGGGCCGCTCCCAGGGTCCACGAAGCCCTTCGGGGAGCGGGTTTTCGGTTCGTCACCCTGGACCTGAAGGGCTACCGCATGGGCAGCCTCAACGAGGCGCTGCCCGCCTCCGCCGGGGCCCCGACGAAGGGAGGATAGGACGATGCTTCTGCATGTGGATCCCTTTCTGGTCACGGGGCTCCTTTTCCTGCTCAGCCTCATCGCCGGGACGGTCTCGGAACGGACCCGGATCCCCGCGCTGATCCTTTTTCTGGGGATCGGAATGCTGGCGGGGGTGGACGGACCCGGGGGGCTGCCGTTCGACGACGCCTCGTTCACCAATCTGATCGGCACCGTGGCCCTGGCCTTCATCCTTTTCTCGGGCGGCTTCGAGACCCGGTGGCAGG
The Fretibacterium sp. OH1220_COT-178 DNA segment above includes these coding regions:
- the phoU gene encoding phosphate signaling complex protein PhoU — encoded protein: MAIHTRKALEADLMEIRRLLLRLGKLAGEALMRAVSALEDTDRDAAKDVIAGDDLLDELTERIEDACMKFGARYQPLGEDLRAVISAMHMAVDLERIGDYGVNIARSVLGLGGERAIALPSDLPRMKEVLLAMLDRVLTAYEVSDAAMAEEVFAMDEEVDALEKRVMQKLFAAMMECPERFEKAFLLIGVARTLERAGDHLTNIAERVVYICSGRMPKASDYKAPRDSDA
- a CDS encoding response regulator transcription factor, yielding MPKTRVLVADDEKAILDLVRQLFLRRGYEVFAVENGDAALEAVYNLRPDLLVLDLMLPGMDGWEVCRRIKSDSAIQDTPVLMLTARREERDVVEGLNLGADDYVRKPFSTTELAARAAAILRRCGKGRQEEDFWACGELRIDRRNEAAFLRGRELRLSATEFRLLERLAAHYGVTVTRENLLSGIWRSQDCTTRTIDVHISRLRKKLDDGEEPALVIQSHRGRGYRLSLEERSSETD
- a CDS encoding ATP-binding protein, producing MGLKRKMALAFIVLMSTSMAFSLYFFYKEVGSRILNENLERMRYFTRLLEHEYEENGLEGLREKVRELGDWQGRVTLVGDAGRVLYDSSRQPFENHAQRPEIVEAGKSGEGVSLRYSSTVGARMHYYALALKTKGAAEVLRLAWPLPALTQIGRGLTWRFFENIAWTSLLLLLFIIWFSRRIFLPLDRIVEASSAIREAKDLHFPLFGEPELQKLSMALNDMAERLKNATEALQISRAELRHILEALPVGVLLTGAHRELRCVNPAALELLGADEAKAGQAIERLLPAELYALLEKRDFRGIVGLPHNKRIRLAVCAIALGDGCLMVMRDVSAEYRLETMRRNFTIEAGHELQTPLTAIRAAAELLLDGMEDEESRTLAETVLQQQERMTDLIDDLLLLVKLDDEAVGREELCEDDLAEMLNFIAEEFRGHPLARKMVIETHLPQEAPFFCSRPELLRALSNLLDNAVRACAKKYEKEGGKGGRIRFSLSDLEESWIVAVSDNGPGFDPEELLRLRQELLDERLPYYEARNGRREKWGRNGHGLGIAIAVRVARAHGGTVEFADCSALGGAELRLVLPKFHVKR
- a CDS encoding NAD(P)H-hydrate epimerase, coding for MGLLSGEDANDGKEEQKMETITRAAMREADRRAIQDFGIPGLLLMENAAVAVVREIWGAESFTVLCAPGNNGGDGLAVARHLLILGRRVEVFLIGDPEGGSADFRTNRDILERVAPGRTRGLDEGNIGALERSAARSQVCVDALFGTGLTRSIGGLHRRAVEAVNASASHIVAVDLPSGIDADTGEVLGVAVRASRTITFHKMKRGLLLAPQYAGAVTVVPIGIPGPEIPPPS
- a CDS encoding methyl-accepting chemotaxis protein, with amino-acid sequence MTIKGRLLGTVLGGFLVLFVLMGAAYLWGGSKLDALLKEAGTESVVQSAVGIREVLEQSASVLETSAGSLRHAYLDLGAVSRDAMARAAAALLHEVRDRGVKDLFWGYESDGRFADGNGDEVPESFDARERPWYKLAVSAGAGEVVCTEPYRFHVGNALGVTMALAVRDDSGRLLGVVGADLDLEALGAQVAELRLLGQGVGVLVQRDGLIVASTRKTDIMKANLLTDSDFPEGLRQAARRMTAGETGVSEYFLDGEKRLMFHAPAGYGLYFGTAFPYSVVSGLLRSLVLVLAAVAATPLLLVALSFFWIIRGMTRSIRKLTSGMEGLEAGDLSTRFDESGRDEFARVSGMLNRLAASLGEMIGSIRSQVSESARQAEGLEGIAKGLLASMEEVGGLMGRSNTLLGESASALESVNAAIGEVASGAQASAHAATEGASQSSLVSDGTTEGVRNVGRIVEGMRAVERRSGETTEQIEHLAQSVEAISGFVTSITSIADQTNLLALNAAIEAARAGEAGRGFAVVAEEVRKLAEESGNAAKEVSKLIETLQQRSGSSLSATREMVRHLEELVAGAESVDKELQSVLGATNSLNESIQNVAAVSEEQAASAEEMTASVQSVTTSIQEVVEVQEELGQAAVNTVDVANDIARHAQSVAEAAEGLKGLADRFRTGEDGMPALKG
- a CDS encoding CvpA family protein; the protein is MNFAFMFDIAAGCLLAFFVVRGALRGLSGELVALIGLVASVFCGWTFARPAAELVVGYFPSWDPTIVALVCSVAIFIAVSLVFSLLGRLLRLLIQAANLSMTDHFLGVFSGALRAFFVVLFLYGAATIFSPVLPTAWLDESYAMRGAAVVWPPLVGFMSDRGWIDLDRLAPAELEVSLKRRGTLSADAVAVMPPASPDKVVEGGTEPRP
- a CDS encoding endonuclease MutS2, which gives rise to MIVAPPVQELLEFRKALQPFRDRLRGALGLCALDALEPCRTFEQLEKRAALLRSWIDFVDRRGEIAWNAEAAPATPLFEGAKRSGLLSGEELLSVRTLLAAARRVREGLAEAVEDFPLLGGLRDRLRDFSPELEALSVIEDSGRLADGASPRLQAIRGELEALKRSGRRTAARLLEDPHIVNMLQERSLNWRDGRFLLLVRQEYINRFPGLTVDRSGSGNSVYMEPRMLSSVNNGLMLKTRDERDEERLILLELTRRVLSRERAIADAERVLGELDLFSASDVLMRTRGWVMPELTRKRAFRLVGARHPLLKDAAVPVDVRCGESFGTLVVTGPNTGGKTVVLKTAGVCLTMAWSGLPLPARDGTSVGNFDALYADIGDEQSIEQNLSTFSAHLKNIIGVLGEATSSSVVLLDELGAGTDPQEGAALGVAILETLRRRRSLVLATTHHNPIKQYALTTPGVETASMEFDAERLSPTYRLLMGVPGKSNALMIARRYGMPEAVLELAQGSLDARTASAEDLMGELNERRSALERAEREFGETVRETERLKQLYRDRVAEIDFQRDRIMEAADRRAANLLSRAEETSRGMIRDLEETMKTAAHRGLNDRRQEIHRLRKGMERRQAKRVEREIEARPKSFVVEPGATVQVAGSGVVGLVESVRNGKARLTAGPMRLEVPVDRLVATDRKAKVALPPADTTTAMRRETVPSSLMLRGMNVDEALPLLSNYLDRAYRGNHASVTIIHGRGEGVLRREVHALCARLKYVKDYRLGGAGEGGYGVTIVSFA
- the larE gene encoding ATP-dependent sacrificial sulfur transferase LarE, coding for MTEPTTEKKLEVLKGLLRGLGRAAVAFSGGVDSALLAAAAHDALGDGCVAVTVDSPLLAADEREDALSLARTLGLRHFLIELDELSDPAFVANPPDRCYVCKRMRLARMADWARERGIPWLLDGSNADDAHDYRPGARALAEVEAVRSPLLEAGLTKAEVRALSRERGLFTWNKPAKACLASRLPYGEPVTRSGLARIESAERFLAAILPRGAQFRVRAHGDLARIETEAQDAPSLLGAAPRVHEALRGAGFRFVTLDLKGYRMGSLNEALPASAGAPTKGG